Proteins encoded in a region of the Syntrophorhabdales bacterium genome:
- a CDS encoding NIL domain-containing protein, translating into MKKRVILRFKRNTIDKPIVFRLAKDYNLVFNILRANISPKAESMMVMELEGNEDDFNRGMAYLRDSNIGIEPIEQDINRDEERCVHCGLCTSVCASEALNIDRETMKVSFDYEKCVACELCVRVCPVKAMNVSFT; encoded by the coding sequence ATGAAGAAAAGAGTGATACTGAGGTTCAAGCGAAATACGATTGACAAGCCGATTGTCTTCCGTCTTGCCAAAGATTACAACCTCGTCTTCAACATCCTCAGGGCAAACATTTCGCCGAAGGCGGAATCGATGATGGTGATGGAGCTGGAAGGCAATGAGGACGATTTCAACCGGGGGATGGCATACCTCCGGGATTCGAATATAGGCATTGAGCCGATAGAGCAGGACATCAACAGAGATGAGGAGAGATGCGTGCACTGCGGCCTTTGCACGAGCGTCTGCGCGAGCGAGGCTCTGAACATAGACAGAGAAACGATGAAGGTCAGCTTCGATTACGAGAAATGCGTTGCGTGCGAGCTATGCGTGCGCGTCTGCCCGGTCAAGGCGATGAATGTATCTTTTACGTAA